Genomic window (Chryseobacterium sp. H1D6B):
CACTTTCTATTTTTGCCCTGCAGTAAAGCTACGTTCCTTATTGAGAAAAAGAATGCGGGATCTCTTTCGCGCAAGGAAAAATTCCAGCTTTCTGTTCATTTACAAATTTGTACATGGTGTAAGGCCTACAATAAAAAGGCAGAAATTTTACATGAATTATTAAGAAAAATATTTATCGAAAAGAAAAATGTGGAGATTAATAATATTGATATAAAAGAATTTAAAGATAAAGTTATTAAAAAGTTAGATTTTTAATTAAAATTTTTGTCAGGATTTTGAAACTGCTCCGACTATACTTTTGAAAATAATTAAAGTATCATTCAAAATCTTAACACTATGAACGAAACACCGCAGCAGTTTGCTAAAAAACACCCAGCTTACAATCTAGGGTATTATATTTCGCTTTTCGGAGCAGCAGTTATTTTACTGTGGATAGGAATTTTTAAATTTACTCCTACTGAGGCAGGCGCTATCAAACCTTTAGTTGAAAACCATTTTCTTACTTTTTTCGTATATAAGATACTAAGCGTTCAAGCCGTATCAAATGCTATCGGAACGATAGAAATTATCATTGCTCTTTTACTGGTATTTAGTGTGAAATTTGCATTCTTAAAGAGGTATGCCGCAATTGGGATGATCATTACGTTTTTAGTAACATTGAGCTATCTGTTTACAACACCTGGTGTTTGGAAAGTAGTTGACGGAATTCCCATAACAGATTTTTTCATAGTAAAGGATATCATGCTGTTAGGATTTGGACTCATGCTTTTTCAAAATAATAAAAAATGAATAAAAAGATAAAAATGAAAAATATATTAATAGTGCTCGGAATTATTCTGGGTATAGGAGTATTTGCTTCAAGGTCAGGTTTTTTTAATAGCTCAAAACCTAAAGAAGCAGCAAAAGAAAAAGAAAATCAAAAAATTATGGACGACAAAAATGTAAGAGAAATTTATTTTGCCGGCGGATGTTTTTGGGGAACTGAACATTTTTTTCAACAAATTCGCGGGGTAGTAGGTACGGAAGTGGGATATGCGAATGGAAAGACTAAAAATCCAACTTATGAAGAGGTGGTAAGCCATACAACAGGTTTTGCAGAAACGGTAAAAGTGAAATATGATCCGGCCCAAGTTGATCTAAAGCTGTTGATCGATCTGTATTTCAAAACTATTGATCCTACAAGTCTCAACAAGCAGGGAAATGACAGAGGAGACCAATACCGAACAGGAATTTTTTATACTGAAAAAGGGGATGAGGCTGTTGTAAAAGCAGAAGTTCAAAGTTTAGCTAAAAACTACAGCAGACCCGTAGTTGTTGAAACTGTTCCATTGAATAATTTCTATAGAGCTGAAGATTATCATCAGGATTATTTAGATAAAAATCCAGGCGGATACTGCCATATTGAACCGGGGCTTTTTGAAATGGCTAAAAATGCCAACCCGCTTCCAAAAGCAAAATATCAAAGACAGGATAAAAAAGTGTTGAAAGAGAAGTTAACTCCAGAACAGTATAAAGTAACTCAGGAAAATGCTACAGAAAGACCATTCCAAAATGAGTACTGGAATGAAACCCGTGAAGGAATTTATGTAGATATTACCACTGGAGAACCTTTATTCATTTCTACAGATAAATTTGAATCCGGATGCGGATGGCCGAGTTTTTCAAAACCGATCAGCAAAAAAGATATTCAGGAAAAATTAGATAAATCTGCCGGAATGGCCAGAGTGGAGGTGAGAAGTAAAACGGGTGATGCTCACTTAGGACACGTTTTCACAGATGGCCCTGCAGATAAAGGCGGACTTCGCTATTGTATCAACAGTGCTTCTCTGAAGTTTATTCCGAAAGCTGAAATGCAGAAAGCCGGCTACGGAGAATACATTCCGTTACTGGATAAAAAATAATAAAAAAGACCGCTGAGAAGCGGTCTTTTTTTGTCATTGATAACATCGAATCTTCGATTTTAGCCTTTATTTTCTAATTTAATTATAAATCCACATTAAAACAGGTTTTGAAGAGCTTTGCAGTAATGGATCGATCTTTTTCATGGCATCGTTTGAAACTGTGGGGCATCCCCAGCCTTCAGGAGAACCGTTTGGGTATACTTCATCATTGTTCATTTTGTTCCAAGAATGGAAGACTATAGTGCGCTTCAAAGCATTATTGTTTGTTTTTTCCAGTCCGTGCATTAAATATTTTATATTAATTCCCCATTCACTGTGTCCTCTGCCTCCAATTTTATACTTGCCGAGAGATGAAAGATGGCTTCCGTCTTCGTTACTGAAATCAGGGCTGTCTTTAGACTGATCCATACTCCATATATTATTGCCGCATCCGTGGCCTACAAGATACTGCTGGGTGATTTTCTTTTGTTTAAAATTAAAAATAAAAAACCTGTTCAGCCCGGAATGGATACTCATGTCAATTAAAACACAAAACTCTGTATTGAATTTGTTTTGTCTGCAAAAGGATAGTGCTTCTTCTGCTTTTGTATTGGTTTTTTTTAGATCAACAGAAGGTTTTTCAACTTTTACAGTTTCTTTAATAATAATGGGATCAGCTTTTCCTGAGCAGGAAATTATAGTGAATAATAGGGCAGATAAATATATTTTCATTGTGTTTTAAAAAAAAAGAATGCATAATGGATTAAAAAACAAAAAGTGATTCAAAAAATGAACCACTTTTATAATATGATGTAGAGAGAATGATTACCAGTCTCTTTTTTTCAAAATCAGGTAAGAGCCGCAAATGAAAACTGCTGACCATACTAAACATGCAATTAGGCTTTCCGCAGGATAAGTAAATTCATATTTCATTCCCATTGCTTTTGCCATATTCAGCCGCATCATTGGATTTGGAATAAGGTTGGACATACTTTCCAGCGGCAGAAGATGAGTGATGAAAAAGTCATCTTTCATTACTTTCATTCTTTCCACTTCCTGAAGTCCGCGGACTTTTTGGAAGGTTTCTGCAACGGTAAGAATTCCTTCAAAGATCCAATACACAAAGAAGGCAAGGAAAACAAACATAGATTTTCTTAATAATACGGAAAGAAACATTAGAAAACAGAAAAAAGTGAAAAGCTTCACGAAATAATTTCCAATAAAATACATCTCTTTAAAAATCATTTCAGAATCTGTTACCTTAGAGTAGGTCTGTCCTAGAAATATAGTAATAAGAAATACAAGAAGTGTTGAAATACCCGTAAAAACAATGATCGTTAACAATTTAGATCCGATAAATTCTTCTCTGCTTAATCCGTCAATTGTATTCTGTTTAAACATTCTGTTGCTGAATTCCTGACAAATTGAAAAGACAATGATAAGTCCAAGGAAAATCTTTAAAAGCGCAACGATCCAGGTTGTAAAGTTCCAGATTTCAGGAAAATTGTAAATCCCCTGTTCTTTTAAGTTGATGGTAGCACCAAAAACATCAATATCTACAAGCCCGATAAAAAGCAGGGCAACTAAAATTGCAAAATAAAGTATAGTAAAAACCTTGAATGGTCCGTAATTCAGGTTTTTATAATATTCGAGTTTTAATAATTTAAGCATGATTATTCGTGTTTTTTACAAGTTCAAGGAATTGAGTTTCAAGAGACTGTTTTTTCTTATTCAGATGGGAAAGGAAAATCCCTTTTTCCATTAATTTCTGATTAAGGCCAGAAGCTGAAACAGAAACATCATCATTGATGTGTGCTTTAATAATCTCTCCGTCCTGCTTCACTGAAGAAAACCACTGAAGTTCTTCCAAAGCGCTTAATAGCAGTGTATTGTTGTCTGCTTTTAATTCAAAATATCCTTTATTGCTGGTCATTTCATCTACACTTCCGGAATAGATGGCATTTCCTTCTTTTAATACGATTACATGGCTGCAGATCTTTTCAATTTCATCTAAAAGGTGGCTGGCTATAATAATAGTAATGCCTTGTTTTGCGATACTATTGATGATGTCCCGGATCTGGA
Coding sequences:
- a CDS encoding DUF417 family protein, with the translated sequence MNETPQQFAKKHPAYNLGYYISLFGAAVILLWIGIFKFTPTEAGAIKPLVENHFLTFFVYKILSVQAVSNAIGTIEIIIALLLVFSVKFAFLKRYAAIGMIITFLVTLSYLFTTPGVWKVVDGIPITDFFIVKDIMLLGFGLMLFQNNKK
- the msrB gene encoding peptide-methionine (R)-S-oxide reductase MsrB, with the protein product MKNILIVLGIILGIGVFASRSGFFNSSKPKEAAKEKENQKIMDDKNVREIYFAGGCFWGTEHFFQQIRGVVGTEVGYANGKTKNPTYEEVVSHTTGFAETVKVKYDPAQVDLKLLIDLYFKTIDPTSLNKQGNDRGDQYRTGIFYTEKGDEAVVKAEVQSLAKNYSRPVVVETVPLNNFYRAEDYHQDYLDKNPGGYCHIEPGLFEMAKNANPLPKAKYQRQDKKVLKEKLTPEQYKVTQENATERPFQNEYWNETREGIYVDITTGEPLFISTDKFESGCGWPSFSKPISKKDIQEKLDKSAGMARVEVRSKTGDAHLGHVFTDGPADKGGLRYCINSASLKFIPKAEMQKAGYGEYIPLLDKK
- a CDS encoding murein L,D-transpeptidase catalytic domain-containing protein, with amino-acid sequence MKIYLSALLFTIISCSGKADPIIIKETVKVEKPSVDLKKTNTKAEEALSFCRQNKFNTEFCVLIDMSIHSGLNRFFIFNFKQKKITQQYLVGHGCGNNIWSMDQSKDSPDFSNEDGSHLSSLGKYKIGGRGHSEWGINIKYLMHGLEKTNNNALKRTIVFHSWNKMNNDEVYPNGSPEGWGCPTVSNDAMKKIDPLLQSSSKPVLMWIYN
- a CDS encoding ABC transporter permease subunit, which codes for MLKLLKLEYYKNLNYGPFKVFTILYFAILVALLFIGLVDIDVFGATINLKEQGIYNFPEIWNFTTWIVALLKIFLGLIIVFSICQEFSNRMFKQNTIDGLSREEFIGSKLLTIIVFTGISTLLVFLITIFLGQTYSKVTDSEMIFKEMYFIGNYFVKLFTFFCFLMFLSVLLRKSMFVFLAFFVYWIFEGILTVAETFQKVRGLQEVERMKVMKDDFFITHLLPLESMSNLIPNPMMRLNMAKAMGMKYEFTYPAESLIACLVWSAVFICGSYLILKKRDW